Genomic window (Magnolia sinica isolate HGM2019 chromosome 6, MsV1, whole genome shotgun sequence):
ATCATTTTATAATCCCTTGGTGGATTCCTTCGGATAGGTGGTTGCTCTACCTACTCTTGTACGTCTGTTTGTGTTTCAGTATCAGCTCGTGTCTCATCTCTGTCTATGAATGTTCATAACCGACTTCTTCACGTCATTGTGCTCATCCTTATGGAATAAGTACACTTCATCGAATTTGATGCCACGACTGAGGATAATTTTTCATGTGACTCCATCATATAGCCTataccccttcacaccatcaccatattTGACGAAGATGTACTTTTTGACCCTTTGGaccagcttatctctcttaactgatgATATGTGAGATTAAGCATTGTAACCAAATACTCATAATCTTAAGTAGTCTACCagctgaccactccacacttacTCTAGAATTTTACAATTAATAGTCATAGAAAGGGActaattcaccaagtaacaaccAATGTTAATGGCATCGATCCACATTTCTTTGCCCAACTTAGAATTACTTATCATGCATCAGGCCCTCTATGTGAGAGTAAGAGTCATCCGCTCAACCACGTCATTCTACTCTTGTATGTggcgcactatgttgtgcctcATAATCCCTTCATCTTTATAAAAATGATCAAATTTTTTATAAGTGAATTATCCACCGTTATCTGTCCTCGGCACTTTCACATttcaccctgactgtttttccacaaTAGCCTTCTAttatttgaagttggtgaaaaccttAGATTTATTATTTAGAAAATAAACCCACACCTTTCTaaaatagtcgtcaatgaatgtaatGAACCATGatgacccccatacatcagaatacaCATAATATAGAACCCTTTTATAAACATGTCATAAATACACAGTACCAAAATAATGAACTTTTTATTACTCAGTGTCTTGAAATAGACCCAATAATCATAATCCCTCATGGTAAATCTTTaactcatcatgaaagaatcaaatttcttatactactacctaggcgactgtttcagacCATACAATGACCTCTTCAACCTGCAAACAGTGCTCTCTTCCCCTTATATTTTGAATCCTTCTAGTTGTTTCATGTAAATTTGCTCTTCTAATTCCTTATGCAGGAAAGCAATCTTCATTCATTTGTTCCAACTCGAGATTAAATTAGGAAACCAACACCAATACGAAATTAATAGATACTGTTTCACCACAAGCACAGAGATCTCACTAAAGTTGACACCTTCTCTCTGATTATATccattcgctaccaaccttgccttgtacaTATCCTGTTTCTTCATGAAGATCCATTTATACCTAATCACTTTACGACTAAAGGGAAGCTCCAACAGCTCCCACATCTCATTTTTAtacaatgagttcatctcatctcGCACCGCCGCTTTCCACTTTTCAGCATCTACGTCGTTAAGAGCCTCTTGAAAAGTAGATGGATCCCTATCATCCTATGATCCTTTGGTGGATTCCTTCGCATAGGTGGTTGCTCTACCTACTCTTGTAGCTCTGTTTGTATTTCAGTATCAGCCCATGTCTCATCTCTTTCTATGAACGTTCATAATCGACTTCTTCGCGTCATTGTGCTCATCCTCACAAAATAAGTATATCTCATTGAATTTGATGCCACGACTAAGGATAATTTTTCGTGTGACTCGATCATATAGCCTATACCCCTTCACACTATCACCATATTCGATGAATATGTACTTTTTGACCCTTTGgaccaacttatctctcttaactgatgATATGTAAGACTAAGCATCCTAACCAAATACTCATAGTCTCAAGTAGTCTGCCaactgaccactccatacttactctagaattttacaatcaatagtcACAAAAATGGACCGATTCACCAGGTAACAAGCAATGTTAATGTCATCGGTCCACGTTTCTTTGCCCAATCTAGAATTACTTATCATGCATCAGGCCCTCTTCATGAGAGTAAGAGTCATCCGCTCAGCCACGCCATTCTACTCTTATATGTGGCACACTATGTTGTGCcttatgatcccttcatctttataaaaatgatttcttttttttataagtGAATTCTCCATCATTATCTGTCCTTGGCACTTTCACCTttcaccctgactgtttttccaccatcgccTTTCActgtttgaagttggtgaaaacctcGGATTTattatttagaaaataaattcaCACCTTTTTagaatagtcatcaatgaatgtaaTTAACTATGAAGACCCTCCAGCAAAAACTATGGGTAacgacccccatacatcagaatacaTATAATCTAAAACCCCTTTATAAACGTGTTTACTAGACTTAAAAGATAACTTTATCTATATACCATATATACAATTCTTGCATAGagtaaaatcaatacttttaaatgtTGAGATCAAATAGCAATCAAAAAGTGCATTCATGCCCCGCTCACTATGTCGCCTAGGTACgcatgccacatatgtgtagATTTGGAATATGCTACAAATGTTGAAAATCCACTGATCTAGTGCTACCGATCATCCTGTAAAGCTTATCATTCCTCTGTGCTTTCATGACCATGAGTGTCCCCTTTGAAACCTTAAGAAAATGATCGAACCTAGTGAATTTGCACCTAAGTGCCTTAAGTGCACCCAAAGATATTAAACTCTTATTCAACTTAGGGACATGTCTCACATTGGTCAAGATACGTTAcatgccatcaaacatcatgTTGCATACTAATGTAACACCAACCACGTTACAGACATTGTCATTACTCATAAACACTTAGTCATCATTGCACTTACTGTACCGGTGAACCAACTCCTATGAggggtcatgtgatatgaagaccccatatccaaaatccattcatcATCGAAATACCTAAATTTTAATGCATTCAACACATCATTACCACTCGCCCCCTCACTGAATTCTGCAGTGTTGGCCTCTTTGGAAGAACCCTCTGATTTCTCCTTCTCAAACTTAGGATTCTAaaaatccttcttcatgtgccctgtCATGTCACAACTCAAGTACTTTAACTTTCTTTGGCCCTTGTCATTGAATTTGGATCTCGATTGTGAAGATCCTTTATCCTGCTCAGAATTTCTCCCCCTTGTAACCAATGCATCTCTAGAAGCATTCACGCCaccacttttctttctcatcgtcaTCGAATGAAGAGCTGAGATAGCAGTCTCAATGCTAATGGTCGTCTTACCAGAGCATAAAGAATCTTTGAACGACTCATATGATTctgaaagagaattcaacagaatACATGCTTGATCTTCATCCATTATCGCTGTTATaccaaccccaagtgtaaggttgcgatatagtaataactcggtgagaccaaggtcgtatCCAAGGGGACTTGTGGGTTTCTAAAATACTttagaactagaaatagaactaaacTAACTACTAGAACTTGatttaaagagtaattgtgaaaaaAACTATCAAGGATAAAACACTAGAGTGCTGAGGATCCACTTATAAATACATCTTAATGTTAATtttgattcaattgaattactcaactggaatcgaagtcctatcatatccagtcGGATAATGGAGTTGTTAAATTATCATTCATGTATCAAAacatatttgaacttcaattgaattggttcccacatCATGCCCAAAGTATTGATCGCAtgaaattcaaagcatctatcatgcatgtagcctatgatagatcaatgaattttacagatTAATCCCTTGTAAAATAGATAAGAAACTATTTTTAACTTTTCTAAGCATCCAATGTCCATGGAGTTGATAATGGATTAAAGTGAACTAGAATTGTATCTTCATTTAAACtaaatatcaatgaattattcaataatcaaatcaaataattgaatcaaagtaaaataagcaTTAAAAATTACTATGAGcatcaccttttagccctagctaagagttaGCCaatcaaaaacatgattaaactaaaactcaaaaagaaaaacataaaattcAACTAGAACCGAAAGATTGAAGGACTCCTCCAAGGCTCCACAATTCCTTTCTCTACACCTTCTATCCTATTTCGTACTTTAGAAAACCTAAAatatccctttaaataggaaaaattacAACTGACTTGAAACTGACTTCAATTTATGGACTTTGGTTATGCTTCAACTATAGATGACCATGAGTTTCGGTCGCACCAAATTAACTCTCAGTTGCAACTGAACCATTTTGATTTGCATCTGAAGTCTCTGTCTTCCTTAGGTTGCACCAAACATCACTTTAGTGGCAATAAACCTAGTTTCAATCACACCAAATGTTGAGccgaattaactccaaaatttACCATTTGTTGTTGGACTGTTTTATATGCAATTGGTCAGACTAAACTAACCTTAGGCGGCACTAAACAGTCCAactacaccaaaatccctatttaggaatggtttttaACCGTTGCTAAATAGGGCATCGTAAAAAATTAAGGACACTTGAAAATCatcacaaattttcaatttcgGAACGGTTTTCAACCATTCCTAAAATAGGGCATCGCAAAAAATTAGGGACAATTGAAAACCATCGCAAATTTTCAATTTGGGCACAATTAtaaatacttcatttttggaaatgGTATTTCTTCTTAATTAAGAATACTTTTAAACCCTTCCTTAATTAGGAAGTGCCGATAAAAGCTGTGCAACTACTGGCAAAAGCTAggaatttttttctttcaaatggagcctatatttatttatttatttaatatttaaaaccCAAAGAATGTTGTagtacaattaaaaatgaatattaaacaaatattgtCAGCTTTAGAAGAaaagatatataatatttataacaataagttgaaaattgtctaaatatttttttttttttttttaaatcctccATGTGGTCTACTCCTAGCTTGGCCAATACAGCTATCTCTAGCCTCTTTATCCACACATCATTTCAACCAAGCAATGTTGGTACCTATCTGCAATGGTCACTACCAAAGTCTCCATTTGCAAGTTTAAGAGAACAaatatgtaacaccccaaacttttcaatagttgagtattgaaagttcttgagtgttaccataaaatttaacttaatatgtacatgtatatgataCCAACCtagctatcttaaccttacatctattcttcaACATGAATCTGACAATTGAGAATAATCTTTAtacatagatcaagtcatccgaccattgattttaagacaagatcatcatatgtccaagtaaacCCACTTGGATCATTTGCGTACAAAACAGACCATACGCCCACCTCCGTATATGACTAGATTACTAACCATCAAGCTTTTCTATTTTGATCATGCCATCTAACCATTCATCATATGGTTTGATACATGTATATTCCCttgattaatttggtgaataactctttattaataatgatttagatatatattcttttgtaagaatttcttacaaacgtgcctataactatatagaaccattagatttctcaaaactcttacATTATCAATGATTAcaaaaatgccactaacctaTACTCTTGAATTCCAAAACACAGTTCCCATGATCCgcttcatgtaaaattttatatcattctTAGCTATTATAAATTAACTATACgcatcgaatttcagcccttagatcattgtagaagtgacccaattgacaaatcagcctataaccattgattttagtgtctatcgagtgaagaaacctcctAGGTAGTTGTAGTAAGATATTTCTCTTCATATTAACAACTTAGATTGGCCATCATACGGGCCAAGCGTGAAATGtgaagaccccaccttggtagaCTTTTACTTAGCCACCGAgttatcattttaaggcttaccaactctgtataaatctagatctttaGATCTAACCACTTCCTGCAGTCCATCGTAACCCAAACTTAggccacaccttggcctcacatgactatgatatcatacaaaatttagaccccgatataTGATCCTACGTTGTTAAACGTTGAAGTCGGTTCCTTCCTTTTAACGCAAAAGGTGAAATGTCAGATCTAGGCCTTTCccaccatcaatcaaccaccaaaatttGTCCAATTATCTACCTATCTTGGCTACACATTTCCTCCAAGATTGATCCCTGATCGCTAAGCGTGGACCACCAAGTGAGATTAAGTCCATGTCAACACCGCTGGGAGAACTTTAAGATAAACTTATTTAAGGCTTAAATCTAGATTATAATTGAACCTATAACATAACATGACCCTGCTACACATGTGAATGGAGTGGATCGCCCAAGAGAcatcaaaagtggaccccaccttcccTAGCCATTCACTAAACCAAAACCAAGAAACGCATGCAAATGGTATAACCgacatcccacatgaaagtcaTTTCAATGATGAACATTGGCTGATGGTTTAGCTTACACAGGACTCGGACCCACTTCATATATTAACTCATGGGGCAACCCATCACGAAAAACCTGATGGAAGGATCGAATCCCCTGGATGTCATGATAGTGGACCCCATAGACTCCAGTAAGAACTGGAAACAAATCCTCTTCTGCGTTCCTTCCTCGGTCTTGCACCCTCGAATACAACCCATCACCTCAAATCCAAATCGTCCAATCTCCGCTGGAGGGAGTTTTGACCAACTCCACATCAGCCGAAAAGGAAGGAGAGAAGTGGGGTGATTGACATTCCATCGTTTTCCCCGAAGATGAACCGCAAAACATGACAACCGTGTTCGCGTAAGAACACTTTGTAGGAGCATCCAAACCATGGATCCGTGGGCCACCCTTCAATCTGATTACACCCCAAACTCCCTATGACAAATCCAACCCCTCTGGAACAACCTACTTGATGAGATCTAGGCTAAGGAATTGTTTGCCATTGGAGCGGAAGTTTTCTTCCTCGAGAGAATACCAAACATCAATCCTTGCGAATAACACCATTCGTCGATCAAAACTAAACAACTAATGGCCCGTTTGAATGGCCACCACTCCCAGTAGCAGGGAGGAAGAGAACCCTCGATCGGGATCACAACTTGAGACAAAGCAGAGTTACGGTGCGTAAACGAACCAGGCGCAAGCCCTTGTTGTAATGAAACAGGGACTCGTCCCCCTTGCGAGTTCATCCGAATATTTATAAAAAGCCACATGTAGGAGAGAGAAAGTTACCCAGCAACTGCCATCCAACActgagtgaaagagagagagagagagagagagagagagagagagagagagagaaagatagagcaACTATTGCGGAGTGAGTGCTCACGTTCAACCGGCGACTCATGAGTCACGAGTGACGTCCAGATCAGACTTTTCTTACAATCAAagcttagtaaaaaaaaaaaaaacaagaagaaaaaaactatCCATCTTAATCCCTAACTGTTAATGTGATCAAAGTAATTACATACATCTAAAGaacgagttgaactgagtcgactcaccaGGAAAATCCATTGGCTAAGGGATTGGTCGAGCTAATCAAGGTAAGAAAGTATCTATGTTTATTATCTTATTATGATTGGAAATTTACTTCGATCATAACCATCTAGGTCTTAAAGATATGGCTatagatttaatccatagccatagaaacaataggtacggattaaatccgtagcaatacttTTTGTGGCTCTAAagtatatagctacggattatatctgtagctaaaagtagagcaagaaccgtagcaataAGCTGAAATTAGAAACAACAACAGTTTTCAGataaagggctacggttaatagctgtAGCTACTgcctattttttaaatatatatatataataataataataatggcatctcttaccattgtagtacatgccctgatagatcaactcatttgagctaatatagataaatacttcatggctaaatcattcaatcaaatataatcattcattttaatccattcacaaaaATACAATgtcaacataatagttatatgtctatttaaagttctcattgacaacaagatccaatgccttctcgcaaccAAATAACTTTTCAACAATCGCAAGTGAGAACTCCATGGATATGCCTCTATTGAAAAACTGCCATCTGACCACCTCACGAACTACACATTGCTTTCATACTGCAAAACCAAACTTCATCAACATACAACAAGTGTGCAACAGTTATGCTAAAATGTAAAATGTAAAATGTCAAAGACAATCCATATGTCAACAATATATACCTTCAGGTTGCTCAACATTTTCACAGTAGCAGGATTAAAATACAGCTATATAAAAGAAATTTAGGTAATTAGATAGCaggccaaaaagaaaaagaaataggtaGGAAGCAGGACTAGGAGCCAAGTCCAATGCATAGTATACTCAGGTAGGTAGCAATGTTTTTCTTTCACTCTGATTAGGAATTAGAGAGGTAGGTGGTTCTAAATTTACCTGATTGGGAACTAGAGAGCCAAGTTGGACATTCCTCAGATGGTAATTCCCTTGCAGGGACAACTAGCATCTCACATTTCACAACCTACAGTAGAAACTATAGTTAACAAAGATAAAATTGGAGCAGTTAAAATAATTCTACAACAAGATTCATGCATTCTCATTTCTGAATGAGACTCTGTTCCtagatatccaaccatccattagtGGTGGATGGGAATCATGTACACAACAAAGTTTCAACTTGGGTCACATGTATGAtaagtggctaggatcttccaaactAAGAGATTTTCCTATGCCAAATATGCTGTAGTTGGTGGTTTTCTGTCCATTTTCCTATGCCAAACATGCTGTAGTTGGTGGTTTTCTGTCCATTTTCCTAGCACAAGCATGGCTCGTTGGATGATTGAGTCGGCTCATGTGGCATGGGTATACACATGTTGTGATTCACTTTTTTTCCCCTTACAAATTGCTTTAGCAATAATCTGAAAATTTATAAAAAGAGCTTGAAAGGTGTTTAAGTGTCAGGGTGCATTTGGAAGCTTCGCTTTTAGCAGCAGGTGAATGCACTCTGCACCAACCAGCAATTGGAATAGAGAATGGGCAATGGGTAAACCCAATTGCAATTTGAGGCAGCAATATAGCGTAAAAGAAGTCTGACTTAATGCAGTTTGCATTTTCCTGTGCCAACCCAAATGAACACATATTGGCAAACACAAGGACCTGACATCAGATGAGATTATTGAAAATAGCTACTGCAGCTCCAGGTAGTCATTGTATGTTTCATCAACTGTGCAACTTCATTTGATATTATCTAAAATAAAGGGTTAGAAAGTGAGAGAAACTGATCTTAGAGAACGTTAAAGAAGTAGTTCTTTGCTTCTTCCTACTAGCAAAAATAATTGCGGAGACGGCCTCACTGGAGTTGGTAGCCAATGGCATCGCAATAAATGAGATAAAAAAAGTGGGTATGCTTGTAGCATTAGAGAAATTGGTGACAACATCTATAAGAGGATCTGTAAACGCAGTTACAATAACAGCTCTTGTAAGAAATAGTGATATTGCTTTAGCATAAATCCAATAGGGATTGTCGATGCTCTCTACAACTTCATCACTCCTATCAATCAGCATATCATGTTCTTCCTTAGTTATCTACGAATGCATTTTGAAGATGTCAAGAGTCTGCTTATGACAATTATGGGAAAACATACCATAAGAATGAGGCAACTTACCTGATGAAAGTCATGAATTAATCTTTTTTGATCAATAGTTGGTTAAGGGACAGAACACTTAGTGTGCTCAACCCATTTTGAGATTCCTCTCACAAACTCTTCTTTAGAGAGTTGACTATCGTTCGACGTATCAAACTCATCCATTACCTTTTTCACAGCATCATCCCTATCTAAATCTATCTCGTTAAATTTGATTCCAATGATCAGTGCTGTTAACTCGCGAATTGATAAAAATGTGTTGTTATCCTCATCGATTCTCTTAAATAATCTATAATTACAGTAGGAAAGAAAATAATTATCAAATATGTATAAAAAGATGTTGAAAAATGCAGAAAGTATTTGTTGGGAATTAACTTCTTTTGACGTTTATGTCAGGCTGACCATCTTCTTTAAGGAGCCTTCCTAGAGCGGCTTCCAAGTGCACGTGCCTTAAAACTCCTGCtattacatgcttatgttttgcATATGCTAGTCTTCACTTCTTAATCCAAGGCTAAAAGACTTGGGCAAGTGTCAAGAAGAAAGCCATCAATCTCAACAAAGCAAGATAAAAAAGCAACAAAAAATATATCAATCCAAGTCATTAAAATCACATCTCCAATTCATCAAATGCCTTGTTTCGTGCACACGTTTTTCCTTTTCTATGGATAATGGATACTTCAATTAAAAAACAACGAAGTTTGCAATAGGGATCAAGTCCCCAACACAGAGAATAGCATGCCTTTCCTGCTATTTAGCCAACCACTAGGCAGACATTTGCTACACTCAAAAGCAGGAAAATAAACTATTTAACCTTTGAAATAAATCTTGAATCTCACACCAAAAGAAAGCTAAACACCAAGGCTCATTGCAAATTTCCAAGACTCAATTGAAAACATCCAATGCACTCTTCCTAATGCAGGCATAAATTTTAAAGACCAACATTAATAGTTTTTTGGGAGAAATGAGACTGATTTTGAAGATATGATTGTTGATCTTGAAGATTCTCTATTTTGGGAAGGATTCTCTAGATTTACTTTTATTCAAACTGAGCACATCTCTATGGGTATAGTTGTTGCTATCTTTAGTTGGATTAGActaatttggggaaaaaaaaactaGTAGTTGGAAAATCTTGATTAAAGATTGATAGGGATTTTAGGATGTGCTTTAGAGTCCATAAAAGGGTGCTGTTCTAGGAAGGTAAAGCATTCAATTCTCAGTTTTTTGAGGTTTAGGTACTTGTCAGAAGTGAATAAGTTTCAATTGATGAAGTTGTTTATCCCTCAATTCCAATATTCTTGCATGTGTGTTCTTCATCCATTCTTGCAACTAAGGTATCAAAATCTCACTACTTCAAAAGCTGAAAGTTACAGAAAAAATCTTCAtatgtcaagaagaatatatatatatatatatatatatatatatatatatatatatatatatatatatatatatgtgtgtgtgtgtgtgtgtgtgtgtgtgtgtgtgtgtgtgtgtgtgtgtgtgtgtgtgtatacacacatacatacagaaGCTAGAAACACATACATAGATAGATATATGCATAAATTTTCATAAGCCAATAAAAAATTGAAACAATTGCTTGCTTCTCTTCATGAGCACACCATTAATTACTAGGTTTCCTTGCATATCATCAAAAAGTGGCCATTCATCCACTACAGAGAACTATGGCAACCTCTCTTAAAAACCTTTAGAAGACCAAAATAGATCAAATGTCATAGGCATCCATCACATATCCTGGCATACTTTGTATTTAAGAATCCTCAACATCTCTTCAGCTGTTTAAAAACTCAATGAGTTGGCTTGAAACATATAAGGAATTGAAATGAAGTCTTTTATCACCAAATGGATGCTTGAATGGGCATCAACATTTCTAATGATTTTGACATGAGATGCAAAGGAAAAAGTAAATATCCAATTGATAATCTTCAAATGGTGTGGCCCCAATCAACACTTCAAATGCAAAATTGGGCAATAAGCATTCTCAAAGCATGGTTAAGAAACTCTCAACTCTTACTGGAAAAATGTTGTGTAACAGTGCTGCAATTAAAATGGTTTTTCAAATGGATGTAGATGTCAGAACATGCACTAGTGTTTCATGGAAACAATCATCTGAACACTGTGTATTTCATTACCTCCATCAAACATTCAATTTAAATAGAATGCAACTCACCCAACGACTGAAATTAGTAGAACACGTCTCGAATCATCCATTGAGGTCCATTGTCGGTCAATTTCATTTCATAGTGGACAGAAACTAGTAAGACTCTTGTTGACAGTTTGATTAGTATAACATATTCTGATGATATAAGTGATGCAACATCCTCCAGACTTAACAAATTCATACCTGCTAGAGACTTAACAAATTCATCCTTTAGTTGTCTGAGATGATCTTTAAGTTTTCCAAGTTTTGCTGCAAAGCCCACAACATAAACAAAAGTAAATATCGAACGGAATTACTAACATAAAGGGAAAACaataaaaaagggcttaagctcaccttgaagcccttctccctcctcctttacctaggcttgggactggcaatgcaaggagttacattggcagagttaaaaaagggcttaagctccatttggtttgagataaatttacattcatatataccaatgtgattaccaaatggagcctaagcgtATAAATATGTTCAAATATATAGTACAAAATTCATGCAGACTAAAAATATCGATGAACTAACCATTGATGCCTTTTTGAGCCCCCATTAAATTAAAGCTTGTTATGCATgttatttttcacaatttttttatttttaaatacacAATTATATGAATTTTAACACCTCTTGAAGTTTTACTGAAAAAATCCCAACATATTTCCTTCTCtaatgtttttctttttaatatcaatgatattgataCATGTAACGATACTAATACTATGAAAACTAGCGAGTTGCAATATTTAAGTGCCCAACATTTGCCACATGCATAAATATGTGCATATGTATAAATGCTACATGTGCCACCATTCATGTTAAGCTCCACACATGCACTACAGTTTATCTTTACTCATGCTTGAGGGGATTGGTGCTTAGCGCAGTGAACATAATAGTCAATTTAGGATATCATGACTTGGGTATCCTGTCCAAGACATGCATAGATAACTTTTCTTGCATCCAAATAGCCCCAAGAGTATTTCTGactttaaggcccacttgaggaGTGTGTTACTCTGGTTTTGGACTCAGGGCATTTACAACAAGGTCCGTTTGATGGACATACTGGCAAGGTTGTGATTGGCATGGATGTTGCAGCTTCAGAGTTTTATAACAGTAAGGATAAGACCTATGATCTAAACATCAAGGAGGAGAACAATGACATATCGCAGAAAATATCAGGAGATAGTTTGAAGAATGTCTACAAGTCATTTGTTGCTGAATATCCGATTGTTTCCATCAAAGATCCCTTTGATCAAGATGATTGGGAGCATTATGCTAAGCTGACTACAGAGATTAGTGAGAAAGTACAGATTGTTAGTGATGATTTACCTGTCACCAACCCTAGGCATGTGAAGAAAGCAATAAAAGAAAAGGCCTACAATGCCCTTCTGTTAAAGGTGAACTAAATTGGGCCTGTCACTGAGAGCATTGAAGCTCCCTTTCTCAATCTCTTCACAAATTGTCGATAATGCAGCATAGAAATGTTGGTGACACACATGTGAGATCCAGatcaatcatcaagtgggtcccactgtgaacaTACCCTAGCCTAAAAATCAAGCCGGCCTGCTCATCAGTTGGGCCTAATGTGTGAAAGGGCCATCTCTcgcctctctctatctctccatttttctcatacacaTGCAGCACACCGATgagagtggaccaacctgatttttgcaCCAGAGCATGCTCATCAACGAACTTACCTAAGGAGAAGCCAGAATTCAAATATGTTTTCCATATTATCACACGTGTGACATGAATTGATGGAGCAGTCTCCCTACTTATAAGTGGATCAATAGCTCATAGTACACATAACATTTATAATATTTCAGATTTTACAATTCATTAATAATCAATCAGGACCGTTCACTATGAGGCTAATGTAGTAGGTTCGCAACCATCATGTACACAAGCCAATACATCCCTGTAATCCCTTGAAATGGTGAAGGAATCGTAGACTTGACCGTCGCTGCTCTTCTTGTATTCAAAGAGGAGCGATGAGTGGTTAAATGTAGTTGGGGTGTGATGGTAAGCCACTGCAGTGGTGAAACAGAGGATACG
Coding sequences:
- the LOC131249607 gene encoding enolase-like, producing the protein MDVAASEFYNSKDKTYDLNIKEENNDISQKISGDSLKNVYKSFVAEYPIVSIKDPFDQDDWEHYAKLTTEISEKVQIVSDDLPVTNPRHVKKAIKEKAYNALLLKVN